From the genome of Carassius auratus strain Wakin chromosome 26, ASM336829v1, whole genome shotgun sequence, one region includes:
- the f7 gene encoding coagulation factor VII yields the protein MSLLSGFYVLLGLYSCHSATVFVGKDEAHGGLIRTKRANSGWFEELKLGNLERECLEEKCSYEEAREVFEHTEATNEFWKIYNVKDHCASNPCENNGLCSTQNTESYTCLCSPGFSGRNCEQEMKDVPDSCLYDNGGCEHFCTEKDDQRNCSCADGYTLGSDGQKCLRHEAFPCGKVPLLQGAGAAVNPKDDPRSRIVGGAECPKGHCPWQVLLKYGQKGFCGGVIYKPTWILTAAHCLEKLNVKFLKIVAGEHDIQVEEGTEQVIQVEQMLEHPNYKSDTADNDIALLRLRQPIVYSTYAVPVCLPLRDTAERELWAISKHMVSGWGKRSEDGPTSRLLRRLLVPRIRTQECIESSNVSLTRNMFCAGYIEGKQDSCKGDSGGPLVTRYRDTTFLLGIVSWGKGCARPGSYGIYTRVSNYLQWIHQQTANSTANSTATTQ from the exons ATGAGTCTCCTGTCAGGGTTTTACGTCCTCTTGGGTCTTTACAGCTGTCATTCTGCTACAG TGTTTGTGGGGAAGGACGAGGCTCATGGGGGTTTGATCCGGACTAAGCGGGCGAACTCGGGCTGGTTTGAGGAGCTGAAATTGGGCAATCTGGAGAGGGAGTGTCTGGAGGAGAAATGTTCGTATGAGGAGGCGCGAGAGGTGTTTGAACACACGGAGGCCACC AATGAGTTCTGGAAGATCTACAATG TTAAAGATCACTGTGCATCAAATCCATGTGAGAATAATGGGCTCTGCTCGACCCAGAACACAGAATCCTACACGTGTCTGTGTTCGCCGGGCTTCAGCGGACGCAACTGTGAGCAGG AGATGAAAGACGTCCCTGACTCCTGTCTTTATGATAACGGAGGCTGCGAGCACTTCTGCACGGAGAAGGACGATCAGCGGAACTGTTCCTGTGCTGATGGATATACCTTAGGGTCAGATGGTCAGAAGTGCCTGAGACACG AGGCTTTTCCGTGTGGGAAGGTTCCTCTTCTTCAGGGGGCAGGTGCTGCTGTGAATCCTAAGGATGATCCGAGATCTCGTATCGTTGGTGGAGCCGAATGTCCTAAAGGACACTGTCCCTGGCAG GTGTTGCTAAAGTACGGTCAGAAGGGTTTCTGTGGAGGTGTGATCTACAAACCCACCTGGATCCTCACCGCCGCCCACTGTTTGGAAAAACTCAATGTCAAGTTTCTCAAGATAGTCGCAG GTGAGCATGACATTCAGGTGGAAGAGGGCACAGAACAGGTGATCCAGGTGGAGCAGATGCTCGAGCACCCCAACTACAAGTCCGACACCGCAGACAACGACATCGCCCTGCTGCGTCTGCGCCAGCCCATCGTCTACAGCACCTACGCCGTCCCCGTCTGCCTGCCGCTGCGAGACACGGCCGAGCGCGAGCTGTGGGCCATCAGCAAGCACATGGTCAGCGGCTGGGGCAAACGCAGCGAGGACGGGCCCACGTCACGCTTACTGCGCCGCCTGCTGGTGCCCCGCATCCGCACGCAGGAGTGCATCGAGAGCAGCAACGTGTCGCTCACCAGAAACATGTTCTGCGCCGGTTACATCGAGGGCAAGCAGGACTCGTGTAAAGGGGACAGCGGTGGGCCTCTGGTGACCCGCTACAGGGACACCACCTTCCTGCTGGGCATCGTGAGCTGGGGCAAAGGCTGTGCCCGACCAGGGTCCTACGGTATTTACACCCGTGTCTCCAACTACCTGCAGTGGATCCACCAACAAACAGCCAACTCTACAGCCAACTCTACAGCTACAACACAATGA